The Leclercia sp. S52 genome has a segment encoding these proteins:
- the mliC gene encoding C-type lysozyme inhibitor gives MKKLLLALSPFLLASCSVYNQFVERMQTDTLAYQCEEKPLTVKLNNPRQEVSFVYDNKLLTLKQGMSASGTRYSDGVYVFWSKGDSATVYKRDRIVLNNCQIENPKR, from the coding sequence ATGAAAAAACTGCTTCTTGCTTTATCCCCCTTCCTGCTGGCGAGCTGTAGCGTCTACAACCAGTTTGTCGAACGCATGCAAACCGACACCCTGGCGTACCAGTGCGAAGAGAAACCGCTCACCGTGAAGCTCAATAATCCTCGTCAGGAAGTCAGTTTCGTCTATGACAACAAGCTGCTGACGCTGAAGCAGGGGATGTCGGCTTCCGGCACCCGTTACAGCGACGGGGTGTATGTGTTCTGGTCGAAAGGCGACAGCGCGACGGTCTACAAGCGCGATCGCATCGTGCTGAACAATTGTCAGATCGAAAATCCGAAGCGTTGA
- the pdxH gene encoding pyridoxamine 5'-phosphate oxidase, with amino-acid sequence MSDNDELQNIAHLRREYTKGGLRRQDLPAEPLVLFEHWLKQACEARLADPTAMVVATVDEQGQPYQRIVLLKHYDEKGLVFYTNLGSRKAHHLENNPRISLLFPWHMLERQVMVTGTVERLSTLEVVKYFHSRPRDSQIGAWVSKQSSRISARGVLESKFLELKQKFQQGEVPLPSFWGGFRVSVQQMEFWQGGEHRLHDRFLYQRDNDAWKIDRLAP; translated from the coding sequence ATGTCAGATAACGACGAATTGCAGAATATCGCGCACCTCAGGCGCGAATACACCAAAGGCGGCCTGCGTCGCCAGGATCTCCCCGCCGAGCCGCTGGTGCTGTTTGAGCACTGGCTGAAACAGGCCTGTGAAGCCCGTCTGGCCGATCCCACCGCGATGGTGGTAGCGACGGTCGACGAACAGGGTCAACCCTACCAGCGCATTGTGCTGCTCAAGCACTATGACGAGAAAGGGCTGGTGTTCTACACCAACCTCGGCAGCCGCAAAGCGCACCACCTCGAAAATAACCCGCGCATCAGCCTGCTCTTCCCCTGGCACATGCTGGAGCGTCAGGTGATGGTCACCGGCACCGTCGAGCGCCTCTCTACCCTGGAAGTGGTGAAATATTTCCACAGCCGCCCACGCGACAGCCAGATTGGCGCCTGGGTCTCGAAACAGTCGAGCCGCATTTCCGCACGCGGCGTGCTGGAGAGCAAGTTCCTTGAGCTGAAACAGAAGTTCCAGCAGGGCGAAGTGCCCCTGCCAAGCTTCTGGGGCGGTTTCCGCGTCTCGGTTCAGCAGATGGAGTTCTGGCAGGGCGGTGAACATCGCCTGCACGACCGCTTTTTATACCAGCGTGATAACGACGCCTGGAAAATCGATCGTCTCGCACCTTAA